The window GACCATAATAATTGAACTAACGGTTCAATTGGTTGCATGATTTGTGTGGATTGTATCATGGAATCTCCTGCTTCTTGTACTGGCATTGACTTCATTGCCATCTCTGGTGCATCCACTGGCATTGACTTCATTGCCATCTCTGGTGCATCCACTGGCATTGACTTCATTGCCATCTCTGGAGTATCAGGAGAAATGGGACTTGTGGCTGCCATATTCTCATTAATGATGACTTCTTTTCCATTCTGAATTAACTGTGAAGAAAACCACGCAGCTATTGATACTCCACCCAACGTAGCTAATCTATGGATTCTTGTAAATGAATTAAAAAGTGATTTGCTCTTTTTTGCTGGCTCTGACATTT is drawn from Candidatus Nitrosarchaeum limnium SFB1 and contains these coding sequences:
- a CDS encoding ArsR family transcription regulator: MKFYTVDKLAIVILPLKMSEPAKKSKSLFNSFTRIHRLATLGGVSIAAWFSSQLIQNGKEVIINENMAATSPISPDTPEMAMKSMPVDAPEMAMKSMPVDAPEMAMKSMPVQEAGDSMIQSTQIMQPIEPLVQLLWSVVAVLSVIVAGLVIEVVISRKYSKDLKTKIE